Within Cydia fagiglandana chromosome 1, ilCydFagi1.1, whole genome shotgun sequence, the genomic segment CGACCCCCTGAGCGCGGGGTCCCTGGTTGGCGGCGGCGCGGGGCTCGCGCGGCTGCGGTGCGCGATGACGATACGGTGTGAAGGTAACTTGTAGTCTGACAGCAGTGACAGCTACCTTGTGACTCGCGGTTCGGGGACGACCCCCTGAGCGCGGGGTCCCTGGTCGGCGGAAGAGGGCCTCGGTGTGAAGGTTACTTACAGCTTGATAGCTTATCTTTGACTTTAGTCAACAGCAGTCACTTTATCACTTAATGATAATCATGAGGACTGTAGGGATTTGATGATTGCCTTAACCTAGTTTTGGTCGCGTTCAGATATAACCTATATGGAAGCAATTGAGATTTGAGAACAAAGAATAATACTCACTAAGAAATCGATCGAGACCTTTAAAATTATAAGGTTTAAGGTAGGTAAAATGAATTTACAAACATCGGTTTAACAAGGCTGTTTAAATATCGCCCttattaggtactaaatacaaGTGCTTAGGTAAGTAGATTCAAAACCTGATAAGtttattgaaaattattttctacCTACTGGGGTACGATCTCGTCGCTCTCAATACCTACTCTAACCCAAAGAGTGTAAAAGTCTATGTAGAACATACAACCTGTATAGTAAGAACCTACTTACAGTCAAATGTCAAGAGTTTGAGCTATGCAAAAATTTCTGGAtaaattttcatcacacttgtctCAATGTGGAGCACACAGTGCTTCGTGCTGCTGACcgtggcgggcgcggcggcgggcctGTCCTGCTACAACTGCTCGGAGACCCAGTACGAGACCAACCAGTGCGCCGGCAGCTTCGGCACGGGCGCCATCTCGTTCAATGCTTCCAGGCTGCGATTGGCTACCTGCACGGGAGGTTTCTGATCTCTTGCCTTTTTTAACCGTTTAGGTAGGAAGCTACACTCAAACTTTATATCGTATTAATCTATGCTATGAAAGCTACTGtttgtattaggtatttatacttaAAAGAAGAAGCAATAAAAGTTACACTTAGCCTATTATGAAAAACCCGAAAGGCGATCACCGCTAGGcaaaatatacctaatgaaAACGAGCGGACGTGCTCTCCCTTTTCCTCATTGTATCATATTCCTGGTTGTACCTGCGCTTTTTGCAGTCTCATCCCAAGACTCATGAACTGTTAGGCCTTAATAGTACTCTCGTAGGTATTTTCGTTTTTCACGGTATTGTCCTTCACCAAAGAGTTggttatcaaatgatatttcgcacCTTAGGTACTAGGTACTTTTCGTATCTAATTCTACCTACACGGGCTACACGACTAAGAAACTCTCATGGGTTCCGAACCGAACTCACGACAGTTTTAGGTCGCGCACTATATTTTGAATAATCTAAACAGGAGGACAGCGCTTACACCTACCTACCTGTGCTTGCAGATAACGCCATGTGCTTCGTCCGCTCTTGGTCGGCGCGCGCTAAACACGCGTGGCTGGTGCAGCGCGGCTGCTACAAGTCCAGCCCCGACGACCCGCTGCCGCACACCGTGCGCAGCCCCACCAGGGCCATGTCGTGTAAACGAGAGAGGTATAATAGCTTGCTTCGTTCGCTTTATTAGTAACTAGCTTTTGtctgcgacttcgtctgcgtggaatctGTAACAGCAGCTAGTGGAAGTATATCGCCTGAATAAATAAgtgtaatagcaatcattcaatttgaGCGTAAGATTCAATCAATCTCACTCAATTTTCTCTCTAACTCTATGCCAAATATCAACGGATAGTATGGATTAGTACTTACCATTGTTTTACTTAATTTTACTCTTTGTGATAAGTAGTGAGTGTCAATGGTTGGACAGCCAAGTGAAGAGAAATTGTGAATTCCAGGTACAGAGACGCAGAATACAGAGTCTGCCTCTGCCAAGCGGACTGGTGCAACTCTGCGAAGTGGGACCTGCATAC encodes:
- the LOC134678622 gene encoding uncharacterized protein LOC134678622 isoform X2, coding for MWSTQCFVLLTVAGAAAGLSCYNCSETQYETNQCAGSFGTGAISFNASRLRLATCTGDNAMCFVRSWSARAKHAWLVQRGCYKSSPDDPLPHTVRSPTRAMSCKRERYRDAEYRVCLCQADWCNSAKWDLHTPLHVSTLVGLANVLRSLYLP